The region CATACTCTTTCTTCAGCTTGACGAAGCTTTCGTACAACTGCTTCTGCCTGGCGCCGTCCGACTCGTGCAGCGCCTGGAGCACGACCAGATACGGCTCGATAATGTATTCGGGGGGAGGCAGGATATCGGCAACCACGTCCTTTCCCTGGACGATCTCACCGTACACCGGACCATTGACCTTTACCTTGTGGAGCACGGTGAACGCCGTGAGGGAAAAAACCATGAGCCCGACCAGGGACACGCACGCCAGGGCAATGATCTGCTGCAGGATGCTGAAGCGGGAAACCTTCCGATGAACCATCTAGAACTCCTCGTTGAGTTGAATTTTGTACAACCATAGGTGCATCGGCATCAAACGGCGTTACCTTGAGCACTTTCCTCATTAATTCCCCATTGCCGGGCGCCCGGCACCCGGTGCCGGCCCTCCCGGCCCAAAGCCGCCGTCGCCCCTGCTCCGGGATGTGCGCTTAGTTCGTGACTCCGGCCCCGAATAGTGCTATAGGAATGACATGTATTATCCTTGCCTGAGCATACTGCCACCGCCGCCACCTATCCCTGCCTGACAGGACAGGTTGGCACCCGCTTTTCCTCCACCCGCACGTCATTGAACGTCAACGCCGGAGTTGCGCCCGCCTGTCCGTAACACGCCTTTACCACCCACACAACGGATAGGGAGACATTTATGCACAACTCCATCACACGCCACGCCGAGGCGCGGCGCGGTTTGTTATTGGTCATGCTGGCGGCGGTCCTCTGGGGCACCGTCGGCGTCAGCAGCAAGACGCTCTACGCGATATCGGCAACCACCCCGCTTTCCATCGGATTCTTTCGCCTGGCCCTTGCGGTGCCGGTCCTGCTGCTGGCCTGCTGGTTCAAGCTCGGGAGGGGGATGCTGCGGGTTACCCGCCGCGATTTCGCCCTGATGGTGCTGATCGGGGCCATGACGGCCCTCTATCAGGCCTGCTATTTCGCCGCCATCGCCCGGGTGGGCGTTGCCGTGGCCACCCTGATCACCCTCTGCACCGCCCCGGTCATGGTCGCCCTGCTGGCGACACTCTTCACCGCCGAGAGGCTGACGGGCCGCCTGCTCCTGGCGTTGGCCCTGGCTCTGGCCGGCACGGCCATGCTGGTCGGCATCGGGCCAGGGGGGCCGGGGCCAAAAAGCGGCGTGACGGGGCACCTGCTGGCGCTCGGCTCGGCATTCGGCTATGCCGTCGTAGCCCTGGCAACCCGTATGCTGGCCGGCCGCCATCATCCCTTCCAGCCCATAGCCATCAGCTTCAGCATTGGGGCACTGCTCCTGTTCCTCTGCAACCTGCCCCAGGGGCTCGTTGTCCGGTATCCGGCAGAGGGCTGGGGACTGCTCGTCTACCTGGGGGTGGTACCCACCGCCCTCGCCTATGTGGCGTTCATCGCCGGCATGCGTTCCGTGACCGCCACCACGGCGAGCATCTGCACCCTGCTGGAGCCGCTGACCTCGACGCTCCTGGCGTGGCTGATCTTCGGTGAACGACTCGGTTCGTGGGGGATCTTCGGCGCCCTGCTGCTGGCTGGCGCCATGGGCATGCTCTTCACCGGCGGGAGGAGGATTCGGGACGCCTGACCCCATGAGAAGAGGCGGATCGTCGGCCGTGCTGCCATGATTGGTCAAAATGGCGCTTGAGAATCGGACAGAGTGGGGTATGTTTCTTTCAGGGGGAGAATCGCCGGCCCCATCCCCACAACCACACGAGGAGCAAGCCCATGGAAGATACCGTTTTCAAGGCCATGATCGTCGAGGAGCCGCACAAGGGAGCTTTCAGCCGCCGCATCGGCGAACGGCGGGTCGGCGACCTGCCGCCGGGAGAGGTTCTCATCAGGGTCCACTATTCGTCCCTCAACTACAAGGACGCCCTTTCCGCCACCGGGCACCCCGGCGTCAGCCGCATCTTTCCCCATACCCCCGGGGTGGACGCGGCCGGCGAGGTGGCGGCCTCCGCCACGGACGCCCTTGCCCCCGGCGACCGGGTGCTCGTCACCGGCTACGACCTGGGCATGAACACCCCCGGCGGTTTCGGGCAGTACATCCGGGTGCCCGCGGCCTGGGTGCTGAAGCTGCCGCCGGGCCTGAGCCTCCGGGAGAGCATGATACTCGGCACCGCCGGGTTCACCGCCGCCCTCTCGGTGCTTCGGCTCATGGAGGCGGGGGTGCGGCCGGGGAGCGGCGATATTCTCGTGAGCGGAGCCACCGGCGGCGTGGGCAGCATCGCCGTGGGGCTGTTGGCAAAGGCCAGCTACCGGGTCGTGGCGGCCAGCGGCAAGGAGCATGAAGGGGAGTTCCTCCGCTCCCTCGGGGCCGCCGAGGTCATCGGCCGCGACGAATTGCTGCTGGGGAGCGAGCGCCCGCTCATGAAGGAGCGGTGGGCCGGCGCCGTGGATGTGGTGGGGGGGACCACCCTGGCGGCGATCCTCAAGGGGACCCGCTACGGCGGGACCGTCACCTGCTGCGGCCTGGTCGGCTCCTCGGAGCTTCCGGTCAACGTCTTCCCCTTTATCCTGAGGGGGGTGAGCCTGGTGGGGATCGACTCGGTACAGTGCCCCATGGCCCCGCGGGTCACCGTCTGGAACCGGCTGGCCGACGACTGGAAATTGCCGTCGCTCGCCGGGATGGCCACCGAATGCGGCCTCCACGAACTCGAGCAGAAGATCCAGACCATGCTGCACGGCGGGCTCCGGGGAAGGACCATCGTCAACCTCTCGGAGTGACCGCCGTCCCTCACCGCTGCCACCCCTCCTCCGAGGCGGCCGACGGCCGCCTTTTCCGTCCCGCCGCGCCGGGTACCCCATTTTTTCGCTCTGTTCCAGGGGGTTAGAGCCACCCGACGGCGCCCCGCTCCGAGCCCTGCCGGCCAATCCGCCACGGGGCCGGCACCCTTCTGCGCGATTACCAAATATTGTTTGTTTTATTTTTTTACTTTTATTTCGGCATGTTATAGTAATACTAAATCCAACTGGCGGTCAAAAATAGAAAACATATCTAACCAGTAATACAACAGTCATGTAACATTTTGTTTTGTTTGAATAATTTTGGTATTACCACTTGCATTTTTAAAATGCGCCGATTATAGTATTACTAAATAAGAGAGGTAGTTCAAGAGGAGAAGAACCATGACATGCCCAGTATGCAACACCAATGGACACTATTTCGGGATTGATTCCGCCGCCGATGGGTCCGCCGAGAATGTGGTGACCTGCCTGTTCTGCGGAACGACCCGGACGACGGATAGTACGCTGACGGAGATCATCAGGAACGGCAAGGAAAAATCCTTCCTCAAGGCGTTCTCCAAATATACGGAGAACGACGATCTCCATCTGGCGGCGTAACGGCCAGCCAGGCATTGCATGAAGGAGCGACAATCAAAAAGGCGGCCAATCGGCCGCCTTTTGTCGTTCGGGTACGTGCTGCATGACCGGTTTTCCCCATGTACCTCGGGGTAGAACCGGCGCCGCCGCCAACCGTCCGCGACCCCGCCGCGGGATCACCGGGAAGCGAAGGGCGAAACAGCCTCCCGGCACACACCGAGGGACCCCTTCCCGCAGATCCTGCCATCCTGCCAGATGGCCCCGTCAAGAATGGCGTTATCCAGATTCGCTCCGGTCAGGCCGCTCAACTTCAGACTGACCATCCTGAGGTTTGCCCCGGCAAGGTTGGCCCGCTCCAGGTCCGCTTCCCCCAGGTCGGCCCGCTCCAGGTTGGCATTGCTCAGATCGGCGCCCTTCAGGTTGCACTTGCCGAGATTGACCCCCGTCAGGTTCATGCCGCTCAGGTTCCTGCCCGACAGGTCCCGTCCCGCTTTCAGAAGTGCCAGGACCTCCTCCA is a window of Geobacter sp. FeAm09 DNA encoding:
- a CDS encoding DMT family transporter, with amino-acid sequence MHNSITRHAEARRGLLLVMLAAVLWGTVGVSSKTLYAISATTPLSIGFFRLALAVPVLLLACWFKLGRGMLRVTRRDFALMVLIGAMTALYQACYFAAIARVGVAVATLITLCTAPVMVALLATLFTAERLTGRLLLALALALAGTAMLVGIGPGGPGPKSGVTGHLLALGSAFGYAVVALATRMLAGRHHPFQPIAISFSIGALLLFLCNLPQGLVVRYPAEGWGLLVYLGVVPTALAYVAFIAGMRSVTATTASICTLLEPLTSTLLAWLIFGERLGSWGIFGALLLAGAMGMLFTGGRRIRDA
- a CDS encoding YhdH/YhfP family quinone oxidoreductase, coding for MEDTVFKAMIVEEPHKGAFSRRIGERRVGDLPPGEVLIRVHYSSLNYKDALSATGHPGVSRIFPHTPGVDAAGEVAASATDALAPGDRVLVTGYDLGMNTPGGFGQYIRVPAAWVLKLPPGLSLRESMILGTAGFTAALSVLRLMEAGVRPGSGDILVSGATGGVGSIAVGLLAKASYRVVAASGKEHEGEFLRSLGAAEVIGRDELLLGSERPLMKERWAGAVDVVGGTTLAAILKGTRYGGTVTCCGLVGSSELPVNVFPFILRGVSLVGIDSVQCPMAPRVTVWNRLADDWKLPSLAGMATECGLHELEQKIQTMLHGGLRGRTIVNLSE
- a CDS encoding pentapeptide repeat-containing protein codes for the protein MTIFRVFGVAAALCAAAAVTDGCSSGAWAAEGAGGGSDPAVPVAADQASPAPKKSLGAVVPKKVKKKKTLAKSKALHKAAPAISETAPGKRLSLEEVLALLKAGRDLSGRNLSGMNLTGVNLGKCNLKGADLSNANLERADLGEADLERANLAGANLRMVSLKLSGLTGANLDNAILDGAIWQDGRICGKGSLGVCREAVSPFASR